The stretch of DNA acacacatatgcaaacgcacacatacacacatgcacacatacgtacacatgcaaacacacatgcacatacgcatgcatgtacacacacacatacatacaaaatccaCCATATCTCCTCTTTCCACAGTCTTTATTCAGATTGATTGGCAACCAATCAAATTGCACAATTTAATTGGCAGATCAGTTTTTATCCTTCCGCCCCACTTGAAAAACTACCAAGCCGTCCCCGTGCACCATCGTCACCCATATctcatgccccccccccccattatcaccaccaccacNNNNNNNNNNattatcaccaccaccaccatcaccaccaccaccaccaccatcaacagtcACCACAGACAGTTCGATATAGTGACACAATCTATCAATCATATCATATAAGATAGGGCTCATTGTATGTTGTGTCGAGTGGAATAACCAttctttttgtatattctttatatatgatatcagtctgtgtgtgtgtctgtgtgtgtgtctgtgtgtgtgtctatgtgtgtgtgcgcgtacatgcacataaacaaacaggcaccacacacacacacacacacatgcatacatacatttgtatattttatatatatatatttatataggcacaggcatggttgtgtggtaagaagcttgcttcccaaccatatagttcctggttcagtacAACTGtgtagcctgtcgtatatatatatatatatatatatatatatatatatatatatatatatatatatatatatatatatatacgtatgtgtgtgtatatgtttgtgtgtctgtgtttgtccccccaacttcgcttgacaaccgatgctggtgtgtttacgtccctgtaacttagcggttcggcaaaagaaactgatagaataagtactaggcttacaaagaataagtcctggggtcgatttgctcgactaaaggttgtgctccagcatggccgcagtcaaatgactgaaacaagtaaaagagtaagtggttgagcactccactgacacacgtgtaccattaaggtagttctcagggagattcagcataataCAGAaggtgacaaagctggccctttgaaatacatttatgtatatatgtatacatgatgggcttctttgaatttctgtgtaccaaatccactcacaaggcattggtcagcctgaggctatagtagaagacacttgtccaaggtgccacgcagtgggactgaacccagaaacatgtggttgggaaacaatcttcttaccacacagccatatataaacacacacaaatacacatatacacacacatacacgcatgcatatatatatatatatatatacatacatatatacacacatatatatatacacacacacaaatatatacatacatatacacacacacacacgcacacacacacacacatatatatatatatatatatatatatatatatacacatacacacacgtgcgcatatgtAATCATGattaccagtgtttttttttttatatatgctctTCCATGCTTGCTTGCTTGGATCTGATGGAACCTGTTGAGGCTGGTCTTCTATGAACAGATGCTCTTACTGTCACCTGCCCTCATCTATCtctaagtaaagtaatatttaccCAAAgcaagacatgttttcatggaagattggaaatgatagACACTGCTTTTGTGACAGTATGACTCATTTACAATTGTTGTACAATTTAAAGacaatgacacaaacacacactcatctacctatgtgtctgtctgtctgtctgtttgtctctctctgtctatccatctatctatgctAGGTTTTCTAAAATGTGTCTTCTCTAGATAACAAGCAATGAAATCATATAAGATTATAAATGAGAATGAAAACTTAGTGAATAGCCTATagcaaaaatatttcatctttccTCACATGTACGCTGATGCATCAAAAGTAGTCGAGTCCACGGATCTGGTAATTATTTACTTTAATTAcaaactattttttatttatttattttcattcataccAGATGTAAgatcaaatatttcaattaacaGAAGagtgattaataattaatttgaCCTGTCTTTATGCATTATTGATACTTTTGTATTTCGTTTCTGGAGGGAAGAAAATGTTTGTgagattttcgagtgagatctgTAAGGTTTCTTAAAGAATCAAATACAATTCATATATGATTCATACATACTCTGATGCTAGGTTCCAATAATATACTAAAGAGTAAGTCAATGGGACATTACTATCTGCAGTCCTAGGACACATAGGGCTGATTACCTGGCTCCTAAAGTGTATAAGAGACTGAGATCACAACCTTGCAtctgaatgggatgccagtctgtcataAGGTTGGTCATTTGCAGCAGAGTGGACTGTGGCAATGTGAAaggaattgttttgctcaagagcataatGCACCatttggtccaggaattgaaaccctaATCTTGCAATCATAAgggcaacgccctaaccactaggccacatgtctTCCTCAAATTTATGCATAGATCTCTAATATActcattatatctatatctatatatattaatatctatatatatatatatatatNNNNNNNNNNNNNNNNNNNNNNNNNNNNNNNNNNNNNNNNNNNNNNNNNNNNNNNNNNNNNNNNNNNNNNNNNNNNNNNNNNNNNNNNNNNNNNNNNNNNNNNNNNNNNNNNNNNNNNNNNNNNNNNNNNNNNNNNNNNNNNNNNNNNNNNNNNNNNNNNNNNNNNNNNNNNNNNNNNNNNNNNNNNNNNNNNNNNNNNNNNNNNNNNNNNNNNNNNNNNNNNNNNNNNNNNNNNNNNNNNNNNNNNNNNNNNNNNNNNNNNNNNNNNNNNNNNNNNNNNNNNNNNNNNNNNNNNNNNNNNNNNNNNNNNNNNNNNNNNNNNNNNNNNNNNNNNNNNNNNNNNNNNNNNNNNNNNNNNNNNNNNNNNNNNNNNNNNNNNNNNNNNNNNNNNNNNNNNNNNNNNNNNNNNNNNNNNNNNNNNNNNNNNNNNNNNNNNNNNNNNNNNNNNNNNNNNNNNNNNNNNNNNNNNNNNNNNNNNNNNNNNNNNNNNNNNNNNNNNNNNNNNNNNNNNNNNNNNNNNNNNNNNNNNNNNNNNNNNNNNNNNNNNNNNNNNNNNNNNNNNNNNNNNNNNNNNNNNNNNNNNNNNNNNNNNNNNNNNNNNNNNNNNNNNNNNNNNNNNNNNNNNNNNNNNNNNNNNNNNNNNNNNNNNNNNNNNNNNNNNNNNNNNNNNNNNNNNNNNNNNNNNNNNNNNNNNNNNNNNNNNNNNNNNNNNNNNNNNNNNNNNNNNNNNNNNNNNNNNNNNNNNNNNNNNNNNNNNNNNNNNNNNNNNNNNNNNNNNNNNNNNNattcaaataaatgaataatatatttaacgGACAAGAGGATGAGCACAAAcaatgtattagcttgatgcttggtaaaaagagagagtttgatgctttgagcatagctctttgttggaaaggagaaagggaaaagtctaaagaaggaaaagaaatcaccaacagCACACTATACACATGTCTTCATTGTGCACATTACCAAAATTTGCCAAAACAGTAACATGCAAAATAtcaacacatgcatatttgtgcacactgacacaaacatgcacacagacagatatacatacatgcacatgcacacacgcatacacacatcatcatcatcatcatcaacaaaaagaTAGTTGCTTCCATAATGGCAATGGAGAGAAATACAGGAAATTTCCTACTCAAATAATCCTTACTAATCCACTGACTTTACCTGAAGATCAACAATGATTGAGACTTGCCTAATAGCAACCTGTCCACTGCTGCCACAGCTACTGCCACTACTGTTGTCTGTAGTGGTGtggtttgttgctgttgtcagcCTATACCGTGCCAATGACTCAGagaagacccccttcggtcatgaatgccCAAGAGATTGCACCTAAaatgttcccctccaaggcacaaatccgggcaaggttgtttatagaagaccagcagttgtccatgcataccagcctcacctATCCATGCCGccaatgttacccaagggaaaggtaaagactgatacatatatatatatatatatatatattttttttctgagttTGTATGATTATGTATAGAAGAACATATTAATCAATGTAATTCCAACCtggtctgattttcacattttattatttacaatttttacaattttacaatatcgAAATAAACTAGTTCTTTCATGCGTTacacaatcatcaggtttataTAATGACAGTCATGTTCTACAATTGACTACTGTAGGGAAATGGTTAGATTTGTCCTTTGAATACTCTCCAGCTGGATGAATTGTACGAACTGTATTTTGACCAATCAGTATGTGGCTTAGATGTCATGGTTTGGTAAGTGCACCAGCTAAGTTCTAACTGTATTTTGACCACTCAGTGTGTGGCTTAGGTGTCATGGTTTGGTGAATGTGCCAATTTGGCGGGCATTTGCCTGCTTTTTTCAACAAAGTATTTTAATCAATTGGAGTGTGGGTATTAATGACAAGGTTACAAGCACAAGCATTCTCAAATGCCAgacaaaaaattattaaatgttgTAATAAAATGTAGTAATGTAAATATTCTACTACAGTttgtacatccatatacacacacaaacacacacacacacacacacacacacacacatatatatacatacacatatacatatgtatatgaatatatacatatacatttacatacatacacacacacttgcacatatgttatatatatatatatagatatgcagcaagagagagagaaagaaacagagaaagagaagatagaagtagatatgtgttttttttttttttgtatttaataaaatgtttctttttgaatatatatttcaatttgccTGTAAACTGGTACAACCTTGTGTTAAGATGGAGGGTTAAAATTAAAAGGAATTTATGAAACAGTTCCATTTTTGTGACTTTTAATGtgttactttttttccttttattttttaaattcaatttggaacaacaataaaacaaacaaataaaagtaaacataaatgtagaaatatcaaaaatttaattacagcaaaaaaccaaaaaaaaaaaaaaaattcaacaaaaaaccAACAAAAGTCAGCCACATATTCTTGCACTTGTGATTGCACCTGCACTGAGTTGTTaaattgctagaaacagcaatcaaAAATCTTTTAAATCGCATCTTACTTCTTACACAAAAAACAGATATTATGAGTATACagttgatcataggtttgtttggACAGGATTTACCtgggttgaacaacaacaacaacaacaggaaagaGAGGAACAACCTATTACTCACCTGGTGTATTTCTTGTCGTTCTGGCTGAGGTTGAATTCCCTTCCATTGGTCATCTGATTTATAGGTCGAATGAGATTCTCTTCTCAACAAAGTTGCTAATGAGTTCCTATGGCTGCCGAGATCTGTTACTATGGGAACAGGTATGTCATATTTAGGGGACATCTGTTTGCAGACCAATTCAGATTGTTTGCTTTCACCTAAGAACTTATTCGAAGGGTCTTCTCCATCACAGTACTGAATGTTCCTTTGGCTGTTCCTCCTGATTAAACAGACTGCGATGGAGACTACAATAGCCATTGACACTATGACGGCAGCAACGACTATGATGATAACCAGGTTGATATGAATCATCTTGTCTGACTGCACATCAACTCTAGTGAACATTCTAGATGTTTTGTTACTAACCGTCAGTGTCAAAGACAGTGTCGTTGTCGCTGACAAAACTGGTGTGCCGCTGTCTTTGACAGCAAACTGGAGAATGTAAGATCCAGCATCATTTTGGTAAACAATGCGAGAGAAAGACAGAGCTCCTGAGAATGGATTGATTGTAAACAGTTGTTTCTCGTTACCTCCAAGTATTTCGTACCTGAGGAAGGCATTTTCACGACTGTCTCGGTCAGAAGCTCTCAAGACTGTGATGTCGTTTTTACTCTGGGGGTGATGATGGACATCTAAACTAAAGGGGTCAACACTAGGGAATGTAAAATAGGgagcattgtcattttcatccaTAACTTCGACGATTACATCTGCTGTGTTGTTTAGGGATGGGTCTCCATTGTCTTTGACTAAAATCTTAAATTTGTAAATATCTTGCTGTTCATGATCCAGCGACTGGGTTGTTGATATAAACCcaaaattagatattttaaatgGGAGCATTCCCTTATTATCATTGAGAATATAATAGGATAATTGGCCTCCTGACCCCAGGTCAGGGTCAGTGGCATTTATAAAACCAACTGGGAAGTTTGGCTTTTCATTCTCATAAGTTAGGAATTTAAATACATCTTTGGTAAATCGTGGTTGTACGTCATTGACATCCATCACTTGTATTGAGAAATTCCTTACCGTCTGCAATGGAGGCGATCCTTTATCTgtacaaacaattttaaaatcaaaatgtctTTTAGATTCTCGATCTACTTTGTTTTTAATCACTGCCTTATATTTCCTCCTTCCGAGACTCTGTAACTGGAATTTATCATGGTTCAGTTCACAGCTGACCTCACCATTCCGACCCATATCGTTATCAATCACTTTAACATACGCTATAAAACTACCTATTTCTACCCCCTCTGAGATTGTTGCTGTATTTCCTTTAGATTTGGAAACAAACTTTACATCTATTTTGGGGGCATTGTTCTGTTGATTGATTACATTTACAACAACTACAGCAGTGGAAGTTAAAGGTGGATTCCCACTATCTTGGGCATCAATTAATAATTGATATGTTTGTCTTTTATCGAAGGGGAAATTTTCTCCTAAAAACACCTCCCCTGTTTTactattcacttgaaaatatgaTTTTGCAACATCTGATGTTTTTGAGTTAAATTTATAAgaaatctgtttattttcttttgaatctaTATCCGTGGCTGATAATAAAACAATTGGCATATCTCTCCGCTGTGATTTTTTAATAGATATGTTATAAAGTTTCTGAGAAAAAACTGGTGGGTTATCATTTTCATCTGTAACAAACACTTGAACATTCAAGATACTATGTTGCGATGGAGAACCTCCATCTTTGGCAATAACTTGCAACTTGTAGTTATCTTTCACTTCACGATCGAGTTTTTCTTTCGAAATAATCTCAAGCTTTGCCAGATTATCCTCTTTTTTAGAAGCCAGCAGCATGAATGGATCGTTCAAGTTTTTTAGCTGGTATGTGATTTGCGAATTCAAACTCCCGACGTCTTTGTCAATAGCATTGGGTATAAGTCTTCTTGTTCCTTTACTGAAATCTTCTGATAGTTTTATCTCAACTCGATCTTGAGGAAATTCTGGCTTGTGATCATTCACATCTACAATTATCACTCGCACTTCTAATATCTTAAGAAACGACTGTTTATGTTGTACAGCAATTTCCAGCATGTTGAAGCACTTAGTGTTGTATTTGCAAAGAGTTTCTGCATCTAACGTCTGTGCAGTGTACAGCTTGCCTATCTTTGATACGTTGAACAATTGTGATTGGCTTGCCGTGCTCTCTTGCAAGAGACTAAAAGTAATAAGATGATGCTCCTCAGGGGGAAAACTTTCTAGAAGATGCGTGTCGGCAGCGATGTCTCCTACATACGTACCTGGCACCTGACCTTCTTCTACATGGTAGGTGAGGTCAACCCCCAGGGAAGTATGGAATAAAAGCAGTAATGCTATAATTATCATCCACATCCTTTCTATGCTCTGTTATTTCTTCTCCGATTTccaactccaaaaaaaaaaaaaaaatgctagcaTGTAGCGTTTATGTCTTCAGCAGCAATGTCTTTGATCCGAAAGAGATGTGTGTTCATCGTTTAAAACTCTGAaagtaacaagaaagaaaaagaaaataagaagaaatatatagaataatatgaaGAAACAAGCACAGATctaaagagcgagagagagaaagaaagagaaagaaagagagagagaggggggagagagggaggaacaTAAGAGCAGCAAGAAAGggcgagagaatgaaagaaagaaaaaagggggaagTAAGAAAGAAGAGATACAGAAGAAGCAAGAAGGTTATGTGTAAGGGGGGGGAGTaagaaagatggaaaaatagaaggagaataagaaagagagaaagaaaggcataaagaaagaaagaaggaaagaaggaagaaatggcAGTAAGAAAAGGATAACGcaagaaagaatgaatattttTCCTGCAAGCGAATTCTGACATTTAGTATAATGCAATTTATTGCACAATTTAGCGCAGAAATACAACTTCTGTGTCGAACAGTTTCCTAGACAATTAAATCAAGAATCATTTTATTCTCTCTTCGTGCTAGCTATGTTAACACCAATCTTAGCACCAGGGATGGTAATCTTGCAGTATTTAAGGTATACTTTTCCTTAGATGCACAAACACTCAGCAGAAAAAGCTTCTAACCCCCTTCCCATCACCAagccactccaccaccaccaccaccaccaccaccaccgtttccCGCCACCACCCATTCACAATTCCTAACCAAAATTGCACTTAATTGGAACTTTCAAAAATACCTGTCAGAATATCAAACAAAAGCAATTGTTTGTTGTGAAGCAGAGAATATAGATGCATTGTGTGAGTGAacttatgcatgcgtgtgtatgggtttgtgtgtgtgtgtgtgtgtgtgtgtgtgtgtgtgtatataaatgtattatatatatataaatgcattatatatatatacatgaacacacacacgtacgcatatacagatacatgtatccatgtatgtatatatacatatatattataaaaataaataattcatacatgtgtgtgtgtgagcatgtatatatatatatatatatatatacacacacatacatgcacgcacacagatatatacagatacatacatacatacatgtatgcatgtatgtatgtatgtgtatatatatatatatacacacacacatacatgcacgcacacagatatatacagatacatacatacatacatgtatgcatgtatgtatgtatgtgtatatatatatatataNNNNNNNNNNNNNNNNNNNNNNNNNNNNNNNNNNNNNNNNNNNNNNNNNNNNNNNNNNNNNNNNNNNNNNNNNNNNNNNNNNNNNNNNNNNNNNNNNNNNNNNNNNNNNNNNNNNNNNNNNNNNNNNNNNNNNNNNNNNNNNNNNNNNNNNNNNNNNNNNNNNNNNNNNNNNNNNNNNNNNNNNNNNNNNNNNNNNNNNNNNNNNNNNNNNNNNNNNNNNNNNNNNNNNNNNNNNNNNNNNNNNNNNNNNNNNNNNNNNNNNNNNNNNNNNNNNNNNNNNNNNNNNNNNNNNNNNNNNNNNNNNNNNNNNNNNNNNNNNtatatatataaaactgtctgCATTTGTATCTGTGGTAATAGTAACAATTGTAATGTTGGCAATCGCGATGGTGGTAGCGTGGGTTTATGGCAGTGgtgtaggtgatggtggtgggcagTATTCGTTGgtcatcattgttgctgtggTGTTCGGGtgtggatgggggggggggtagttgcATCTCAGAGTGGTGTAGGTGTGCAGTGGCCATGTGAAGGCGTGATGTTGGCAATAGTCGTGATAAAGAGCAGCTATTCTTTTATTGAACTAGGCCCGCTCTTATATATCTGCAGAAGTTCTGTTGGGGGTGAGCTGGGGGGAACAAgagggaaaataaagaaatagggtTGGgtgtgagagataaagagagagagagaaagagaaagagagagagagaaagagagaggaaaagaaaaggggagagaggagGGGGGTAGAGAAATGAGGTGTAGGGATACAGTAAACCTAGAAATGATTTCCAAATAACCCCTAATATTACATCTAACCAGCAAGCAAAGATCTTTCTCTTCTTAACCTCTTGCAATAGCTCACCCctgcattacatacacacactgacatatagaGACTCGCaaagagatgcacacacataagcaaacatATANNNNNNNNNNatatatatatatatacatatgtacatacatacatctacacattgGTATACGATATTGTACACAATGTAAAAAGGGCAaccaataacaatgacaacaataaaaacaacaaaagcccCTAAAATGACCCTCAAGAGATGCCAAGAAAGCCTTCATTGTCGGAGATTATTGCAATTTGGAATCTATATAAGAAGTATTTATAATTCTTTCACAGCATAAGTGTCTCTTTCTTAGGCAAGCTCttgcaaaaatgtatatattcatacgcagTGTTGCAAGTGTGCATGTGGAATATGTGCACGTGGAGTATGTGCATGtggagta from Octopus bimaculoides isolate UCB-OBI-ISO-001 chromosome 14, ASM119413v2, whole genome shotgun sequence encodes:
- the LOC106869384 gene encoding protocadherin-17; this encodes MWMIIIALLLLFHTSLGVDLTYHVEEGQVPGTYVGDIAADTHLLESFPPEEHHLITFSLLQESTASQSQLFNVSKIGKLYTAQTLDAETLCKYNTKCFNMLEIAVQHKQSFLKILEVRVIIVDVNDHKPEFPQDRVEIKLSEDFSKGTRRLIPNAIDKDVGSLNSQITYQLKNLNDPFMLLASKKEDNLAKLEIISKEKLDREVKDNYKLQVIAKDGGSPSQHSILNVQVFVTDENDNPPVFSQKLYNISIKKSQRRDMPIVLLSATDIDSKENKQISYKFNSKTSDVAKSYFQVNSKTGEVFLGENFPFDKRQTYQLLIDAQDSGNPPLTSTAVVVVNVINQQNNAPKIDVKFVSKSKGNTATISEGVEIGSFIAYVKVIDNDMGRNGEVSCELNHDKFQLQSLGRRKYKAVIKNKVDRESKRHFDFKIVCTDKGSPPLQTVRNFSIQVMDVNDVQPRFTKDVFKFLTYENEKPNFPVGFINATDPDLGSGGQLSYYILNDNKGMLPFKISNFGFISTTQSLDHEQQDIYKFKILVKDNGDPSLNNTADVIVEVMDENDNAPYFTFPSVDPFSLDVHHHPQSKNDITVLRASDRDSRENAFLRYEILGGNEKQLFTINPFSGALSFSRIVYQNDAGSYILQFAVKDSGTPVLSATTTLSLTLTVSNKTSRMFTRVDVQSDKMIHINLVIIIVVAAVIVSMAIVVSIAVCLIRRNSQRNIQYCDGEDPSNKFLGESKQSELVCKQMSPKYDIPVPIVTDLGSHRNSLATLLRRESHSTYKSDDQWKGIQPQPERQEIHQLTSHQDAALIVSDRTKEKELVAIVPDRFSEKSTTSTHADSGHGWNAGNTEHYEELPGIC